The following coding sequences lie in one Arachis stenosperma cultivar V10309 chromosome 5, arast.V10309.gnm1.PFL2, whole genome shotgun sequence genomic window:
- the LOC130980970 gene encoding uncharacterized protein LOC130980970 — protein sequence MTHLLRAIEDLEMRHMEGQEQILNLQSNWMRQQEEWQKQHMEQQQEQYSQLTQAIHQVTGRQEHQDKRLQEHNQRQLAQRKSFNEFNVLNEGRQLHREEFNVNTQARLNYMSGNMHHLHYAIPTYDEVQKEFVEQEEGKVKQQKDTLKKKMEDDGFWKKLLGKGKGSGSTSTQEKHQEDRQEGEHGQPHE from the coding sequence ATGACTCACCTTCTAAGAGCCATTGAGGATTTGGAAATGAGACATATGGAGGGACAAGAGCAAATACTTAACCTTCAGTCCAACTGGATGAGACAACAAGAAGAATGGCAGAAACAGCACATGGAGCAGCAACAGGAGCAATACTCTCAACTCACTCAAGCCATCCACCAAGTTACAGGGAGGCAGGAGCATCAAGATAAACGCCTTCAAGAGCACAACCAGCGGCAACTAGCTCAGAGGAAATCATTCAATGAGTTCAATGTGCTGAATGAAGGAAGGCAGCTACATAGAGAGGAGTTCAACGTAAACACTCAGGCTAGGTTAAACTACATGTCCGGTAATATGCATCATCTACATTATGCCATTCCCACATACGATGAGGTCCAAAAAGAGTTTGTTGAACAAGAAGAAGGGAAGGTGAAACAGCAGAAGGACACactaaagaagaagatggaagatGATGGCTTCTGGAAGAAATTGCTTGGGAAAGGCAAAGGAAGTGGGAGCACAAGCACTCAAGAAAAGCACCAAGAGGACAGGCAAGAAGGAGAGCATGGGCAACCACATGAGTAA